A stretch of the Bombyx mori chromosome 12, ASM3026992v2 genome encodes the following:
- the LOC101743274 gene encoding uncharacterized protein LOC101743274, with product MKRVKESGASFRKKRKKREEIQIKNTGALLKYISHKPTSSSFSIVASNTGEEAALEGEKTLSNVVQEERPVSHTGEEVESLSSPNEESAAQIILSVSMKDIGLWPNKIDDNTRVFLVHQGPFLIQNLDADFGEGIKRSNNTSKAKGETRKLSRDWFFQILPNGEKLLRSYITIEEKYLLFLLQTV from the coding sequence ATGAAACGAGTAAAAGAAAGCGGTGCGTCATttagaaagaaaagaaagaaaagggAGGAAATACAGATTAAAAACACTGGAGCACTACTCAAATACATCTCTCATAAGCCAACTTCTAGTTCTTTTAGTATTGTTGCCTCAAATACGGGTGAAGAAGCAGCGCTCGAAGGCGAAAAAACATTATCCAATGTTGTTCAAGAGGAAAGACCTGTTTCACACACTGGCGAAGAAGTAGAAAGTTTATCAAGTCCTAATGAAGAATCTGCTGCACAAATTATTCTGTCTGTTTCTATGAAAGATATTGGATTATGGCCTAACAAAATTGACGACAATACAAGAGTATTTCTGGTACATCAAGGTccctttttaattcaaaatttagaCGCCGACTTCGGCGAAGGAATAAAACGTTCTAATAATACAAGCAAAGCCAAAGGTGAAACAAGAAAACTGAGTCGGGActggttttttcaaattttgccTAATGGCGAAAAGCTCTTAAGATCGTATATTACCATCGAAGAAAAGTATTTATTGTTTCTGCTGCAAACTGTTTGA
- the LOC101743844 gene encoding T-cell activation inhibitor, mitochondrial, translating to MYCRLNIRCICANGVTSRFLSTAEISTALRPFYFSVHPDLFGKYPEQRKINEQSLQQLSAFLEAQQSRRRMVVPPLPFYLRQKNTAEGEFKLVQIQLNGSDTRDTVVKVLNACNISTSYVDKIPQAPLKEDSFSKPDFMKAYQRYSTEFENATEIKKKVEEKKAIDNIVDWVYENSAVAREKYELMSATRDQVKSLIDHLCKTYGIKEVKYDNGWNISHIRGALQSLVSLATQHSNIMDNLQGKTIALGQFTGVSLDGDVYLNIIDVRNEWLSLIKKVRQEDSALTMIPSYEKALSSILRDIHIRRRKFMPKVSAALYCSHLRQLITSIGDFYGRGNKFPPSVPESLSKYEIVVEPEAGPLMVSPTGQFITPSSCPADELIAYINNHLDEATLLLTEYSINKHVEKALHKEVKERFGLLELHKDDSITPGLMISCCQRLLTRTDKLNANLRGNILYVTHYYSVLTEGILCIPWNFK from the exons ATGTATTGTAGACTAAATATAAG ATGTATTTGCGCAAATGGAGTAACCAGCAGATTTCTCAGTACAGCAGAAATCTCTACAGCACTTCGACCATTTTACTTCAGTGTACATCCAGATCTTTTTGGAAAATATCCAGAACAAAGG AAAATAAACGAACAGTCACTGCAACAGCTGAGTGCTTTTTTAGAAGCTCAACAATCTAGAAGGAGAATGGTTGTACCGCCTTTGCCATTCTATTTGCGACAAAAAAACACAGCAGAAG GTGAATTTAAATTAGTACAAATCCAATTAAATGGCAGCGATACAAGGGACACAGTTGTTAAAGTACTGAACGCATGTAATATATCAACAAGCTATGTGGACAAGATACCTCAAGCTCCTCTAAAAGAAGATTCATTTAG CAAACCTGATTTCATGAAGGCATACCAACGCTATAGTACAGAATTTGAAAATGCaactgaaataaaaaagaaagtagAAGAAAAGAAAGCAATCGACaatattgt agaCTGGGTCTACGAGAACAGTGCTGTGGCCCGTGAAAAATATGAGCTGATGAGCGCAACAAGAGACCAAGTGAAGAGCCTGATTGATCACCTATGCAAAACTTACGGTATTAAAGAA GTGAAATATGATAATGGCTGGAATATCAGTCATATCAGAGGAGCTTTGCAGAGTCTAGTTTCACTTGCTACGCAACATTCCAATATTATGGATAATTTACAAGGCAA GACAATTGCACTGGGTCAATTCACCGGAGTGAGCTTGGATGGAGATGTATATCTTAACATTATAGATGTCAGAAATGAGTGGTTATCA TTAATAAAGAAAGTAAGGCAAGAAGACAGCGCGCTGACTATGATACCTAGTTATGAGAAGGCTTTATCCAGTATCTTACGTGATATTCATATACGAAGAAG AAAATTCATGCCGAAGGTTTCGGCGGCGCTATATTGTAGTCATCTGAGACAGCTAATAACGTCCATAGGCGATTTTTACGGACGGGGAAACAAATTTCCTCCGTCTGTACCGGAATCTCTTAGCAAATACGAAATCGTCGTTGAACC GGAGGCAGGCCCTCTGATGGTGTCGCCGACTGGACAGTTCATCACTCCGTCGTCGTGTCCAGCTGACGAGCTAATAGCATACATAAATAATCATTTAGACGAAGCGACTTTACTTCTAACCGAATATAGCAT AAATAAACACGTCGAGAAAGCATTACACAAAGAGGTAAAAGAAAGATTTGGACTACTAGAACTACACAAGGACGATAGTATAACTCCAGGACTAATGATTTCGTGTTGTCAACGTCTATTGACTAGAACGGATAAACTTAATGCG AATCTACGAGGTAACATATTGTACGTAACACATTATTACTCTGTGTTAACTGAAGGCATTTTATGTATACCGTGGAATTTTAAATAA